Genomic window (Mus caroli chromosome 14, CAROLI_EIJ_v1.1, whole genome shotgun sequence):
CTCTCATGACTGGGCGCCTCCGCAACACCCTTGTGACCAGTTGCTGGGTGCTTGGTTTCCTCTGGTTTCCTGTACCCATCATTATCATCTCCCAGATGTCCTTCTGTGGGTCCAGAATTATAGACCACTTCCTGTGTGACCCAGGCCCTCTTTTGGCCCTTGCCTGTTCCAGAGTCCCATTGATTGAGGTTTTCTGGTCCATTATAATGTCTATGCTCCTGGTTATTCCTTTCCTCTTCATCATGGGATCTTACATATTGGTCCTAAGAGCTGTGTTTAGAGTTCCTTCAAGAGAAGGACAAAAAAAGGCTTTCTCCACTTGCGGGTCTCATCTCACAGTAGTTTCACTCTTTTATTGCTCAGTGATGATAATGTATCTGAGCCCAACATCTGAGCATGAGGCCGGAATGCAGAAGCTTGTAACTCTATTTTATTCTGTGGGTACACCACTGCTTAATCCTATGATATACAGTCTGAGGAACAAAGATATGAAAAATGCCCTACAAAAGattttaagaacataaaaattttacattaaaacaaacaaatcatatttaagtgaatatatatactcttaaagtgtgtgtatatatatatatatgtatatatatatatacacacacttatatatattcacacacatatatataccctagtacacacataaactcacacaaacacacacatgtgtgtgaatatatatatgtatacacatatgtatatatacatacatatatacatacatacataattcaACAAGAATTATTATATTGTGCCATTTAAAGCATTATGAATAGAAtgaaatactttgttttaaataaaatatattagttaTGGGAAGTCAAATACTGTACTCTCTCTTTTATGTGTAGAAAGTTTTTcaatgttcacagtcagctattggatgtatcacagggctcccaatggagaagctagagaaagtacccaaggagctaaagggatctgcaaccctattgttNNNNNNNNNNNNNNNNNNNNNNNNNNNNNNNNNNNNNNNNNNNNNNNNNNNNNNNNNNNNNNNNNNNNNNNNNNNNNNNNNNNNNNNNNNNNNNNNNNNNNNNNNNNNNNNNNNNNNNNNNNNNNNNNNNNNNNNNNNNNNNNNNNNNNNNNNNNNNNNNNNNNNNNNNNNNNNNNNNNNNNNNNattggacttgcaaactttatatgccccaatataggggaatgccagggccaaaagaatgggaatgggtgggtagggaagtggggggcggtatgggggacttttgggatagcattggaaatgtaattgaggaaaatatgtaataaaaatattaaaaattaaaaaaaagattaaaaaaaaagaaagtttttcaAAATGAATAGGATATGTTTACCAGAGACTAGGAAGTATAAGGAGAAGCTATACAGTTAGTGGTTGCAGCTAATACAGGTGGATAGTTACTCAAAATCTGTGTTTGACCatataatatgataaatatatctACCAAATATTAATTCTGCTTCATACAGAAGTAATGAGAATTTGTTGTGTTCTctacataaaaatatgttaaacatttaaataatatgtaTGACAATTATGTTGATATTATATGCATTGCATCATGCTTATATACTGAATGTCACTTTGtacttcataaatgtaaacaatactataccaattaaaaacaaaaatatagaactATGTACATTAgaatatgtctgtaatcccagaatttgaaaAATGGGACTAGAGGATTAGAATTTCTAGGGAGCTTAGAGACATAGCAAGATCATTTTtcataaaagacagagagagagagagagagacagagacagagagagacagagagagacagagacagaggcagagagacagagagaaacatgaTGGTCCATGACTGTGATACTTATATATCCCTaaagaccaaaagcaatttaggaaaGAGAAGGATTATTTTGAATACAGATTATAAACCATCATTTTGTGGAACCAAGACAAGATTTTAAACCATGAAACTTCAGGCAAGAACTGAACCAGAGTCCATgaaggaatatattttatgagCTTGCTTTCCATGACAGGCTTAACTTGCTTTCTTCTGCAAAATAGAACTACCACCCAGAAATACAATGAGCACTGTGGAATGGAAACTCCCACATATAttattcatcaagaaaatgacatgtatatatgcacaaagGCCAATCCTATGCAGACTAATCCTACGTGAGTAAGATGTATGTCAATTAGACAAAGAATAACCAATATGTATGATCACTTGCCTACCTGACACACAGATGCATTGCTATTAAATAACCTTTAATAACCAAAGGGATCAaatacctcaacataaagccagacacACTAAATTTGGTACAAGAGTTcagtagaaagggagagaagaatatCTGCCACAAGTAGGGCAGATATTCCAGATACCAGAGGAGGACCCAGTGAGTCTATAGGTGTGGCCCTACCTGACACACCCAACAGTGGGAGATATAGAGCCTGTAGTGGCCACCTCCTCTATCCAGGCAGAATTaccagtggagagataaggacatCAATTCTCCGACAAAATTTATTactcaaaatgtgtcctgccagcaatatgtgcagggacaaagctagagacagagggaatgacCAACTAATAACTGGCCTAATttgagatccatctcatggacaagaaccaatccTTTAAACCATGAATGATACTCTGTTGGGCTCTACCCACCAGCCAATGTaaacagatgcagatgtttggaAACAGCCAAACATAGGACCAAATACAGAGAGctttgtggaagagttgggggaagctTGAGGAACTCAAAGGGGATACAGttgctagaaaaagaaaaaaaacagcagaGTCAATGAATATGGAACCTTGAGggatgccagagcctgaccacaaaccaaagaacaaccATGGACTGGATCAAGACATCACCTGCACATATGTACCAGATGTGCATCTTGATATTCATCTTGCTCTCCCTAAAATAGGACCAGAGACTGTCCCTGAACCTGCTGCCTGCATAGGAATCTTCCTTCCCTAATTGAACTACCTTGTCTGGCATCACTAAGAAAGTATAAGCCTAGTCCTTCAAAGGCCTGATTATCAGGATGGGGTGAAATCTAGTTGGCCTCTAAATTCTCAGaggacaagaaaagg
Coding sequences:
- the LOC110309549 gene encoding olfactory receptor 11G2-like; this encodes MKTLSSPSNSSTITGFILLGFAYPREGQILLFVIFFIVYILILMGNASIICAVYCDQRLHTPMYLLLANFSFMEIGYVTSTVPNMLANFLSDTKVISFSGCFLQFYFFFSFGSTECFFLAVMAFDRYLAICRPLHYPSLMTGRLRNTLVTSCWVLGFLWFPVPIIIISQMSFCGSRIIDHFLCDPGPLLALACSRVPLIEVFWSIIMSMLLVIPFLFIMGSYILVLRAVFRVPSREGQKKAFSTCGSHLTVVSLFYCSVMIMYLSPTSEHEAGMQKLVTLFYSVGTPLLNPMIYSLRNKDMKNALQKILRT